A single window of Aythya fuligula isolate bAytFul2 chromosome Z, bAytFul2.pri, whole genome shotgun sequence DNA harbors:
- the MBLAC2 gene encoding metallo-beta-lactamase domain-containing protein 2: protein MSALEWFAHKPLGGGIFWIQERFYESGNRANIWLVRGSQRDVVVDAGLGLRSLPDYLRAAGLLEGAGGRPLLAVATHVHFDHAGGLRHFEEVAVHSAEAAALLRGDNYEAVTWLWDREVARPPRPGWRARQFRVPPVRPSRLLQDGDVISLGDRQLTVMHMPGHSRGSICLHDREHKILFSGDVVYDGSMIDWLPYSRVSDYVASCQRLMELVDRGLVEKVLPGHFNIFGAERLYRLASNYISQAGFCHKVSTCAMRSIASIALRVTNSRGTSS from the exons ATGTCGGCGCTGGAGTGGTTCGCGCACAAGCCCCTGGGCGGCGGCATCTTCTGGATCCAGGAGCGCTTCTACGAGTCCGGCAACCGGGCCAACATCTGGCTGGTGCGGGGCTCGCAGCGCGACGTGGTGGTGGAcgccgggctggggctgcgcaGCCTGCCCGACTACCTGCGGGCTGCCGGGCTGCTGGAAGGGGCCGGCGGGCGGCCGCTGCTGGCCGTGGCCACCCACGTCCACTTCGACCACGCGGGCGGGCTGCGGCACTTCGAGGAGGTGGCGGTGCACAGCGCCGAGGCGGCCGCGCTGCTCCGCGGCGACAACTACGAGGCCGTCACCTGGCTGTGGGACCGCGAGGTGGCGCGGCCGCCGCGACCCGGGTGGCGGGCACGGCAGTTCCGCGTCCCCCCCGTCAGGCCCAGCCGCCTGCTGCAGGACG GGGATGTGATCAGCCTCGGAGACCGACAGCTCACCGTCATGCACATGCCTGGCCACTCCAGAGGAAGTATTTGCTTACACGACCGAGAGCACAAGATTTTGTTCAGCGGAGACGTCGTGTACGACGGATCCATGATTGACTGGCTTCCCTACAGCAGAGTAAGTGACTACGTTGCGAGCTGCCAGCGCCTGATGGAGCTGGTGGACAGAGGTCTGGTGGAGAAGGTACTGCCTGGGCACTTCAACATATTCGGAGCAGAAAGGTTGTATCGACTAGCTTCCAACTACATCTCCCAAGCTGGATTTTGTCACAAAGTGTCTACCTGTGCCATGAGATCCATTGCAAGCATAGCGCTTCGTGTCACAAATTCCAGAGGCACTTCTTCCTGA